One segment of Stegostoma tigrinum isolate sSteTig4 chromosome 26, sSteTig4.hap1, whole genome shotgun sequence DNA contains the following:
- the LOC125464199 gene encoding peptidyl-prolyl cis-trans isomerase FKBP8-like isoform X2, producing the protein MIADYGPTRCADSHITVSDVLDYEDEKSFLDEKVKCYSNIAACHLNVGNLEDAFSYCDMVLQHQPQHCKALFRKGKVLELQEKYFLSIKFLRKASQVEPGNQEIEREMKLVFDKWAEKSEGTSNAKTMNTCPLFLYKNLPCAAEAIAPFLQQQWEQ; encoded by the exons ATGATTGCTGACTATGGCCCAACACGCTGCGCTGACAGTCACATTACTGTTTCAGATGTCCTCGACTATGAAGATGAGAAAAGTTTTCTTGATGAGAAAGTGAAATGTTACAGCAATATTGCAGCTTGCCACCTGAACGTTGGAAACTTAGAGGATGCTTTTTCCTACTGCGACATGGTTTTGCAGCATCAGCCTCAGCATTGCAAAGCTTTATTCAGGAAGGGCAAG GTGCTTGAACTGCAAGAGAAATATTTCCTCTCTATCAAATTTCTCAGAAAAGCTTCACAAGTGGAGCCTGGAAATCAG GAAATTGAAAGGGAAATGAAGCTTGTTTTTGACAAATGGGCAGAAAAATCTGAAGGTACCAGCAATGCTAAAACAATGAATACGTGTCCACTGTTCTTG TACAAAAACCTACCTTGTGCAGCAGAGGCCATTGctccatttttgcagcagcagtgggagcagtGA
- the LOC125464199 gene encoding peptidyl-prolyl cis-trans isomerase FKBP8-like isoform X1 — protein MIADYGPTRCADSHITVSDVLDYEDEKSFLDEKVKCYSNIAACHLNVGNLEDAFSYCDMVLQHQPQHCKALFRKGKVLELQEKYFLSIKFLRKASQVEPGNQEIEREMKLVFDKWAEKSEGTSNAKTMNTCPLFLAEDSKVDKTKNHSETQETPEDYQEI, from the exons ATGATTGCTGACTATGGCCCAACACGCTGCGCTGACAGTCACATTACTGTTTCAGATGTCCTCGACTATGAAGATGAGAAAAGTTTTCTTGATGAGAAAGTGAAATGTTACAGCAATATTGCAGCTTGCCACCTGAACGTTGGAAACTTAGAGGATGCTTTTTCCTACTGCGACATGGTTTTGCAGCATCAGCCTCAGCATTGCAAAGCTTTATTCAGGAAGGGCAAG GTGCTTGAACTGCAAGAGAAATATTTCCTCTCTATCAAATTTCTCAGAAAAGCTTCACAAGTGGAGCCTGGAAATCAG GAAATTGAAAGGGAAATGAAGCTTGTTTTTGACAAATGGGCAGAAAAATCTGAAGGTACCAGCAATGCTAAAACAATGAATACGTGTCCACTGTTCTTG GCTGAAGATAGTAAGGTTGATAAAACAAAGAATCATTCAGAAACACAAGAAACACCAGAAGATTACCAAGAGATTTAA
- the LOC125464199 gene encoding peptidyl-prolyl cis-trans isomerase FKBP8-like isoform X3: MVLQHQPQHCKALFRKGKVLELQEKYFLSIKFLRKASQVEPGNQEIEREMKLVFDKWAEKSEGTSNAKTMNTCPLFLAEDSKVDKTKNHSETQETPEDYQEI, encoded by the exons ATGGTTTTGCAGCATCAGCCTCAGCATTGCAAAGCTTTATTCAGGAAGGGCAAG GTGCTTGAACTGCAAGAGAAATATTTCCTCTCTATCAAATTTCTCAGAAAAGCTTCACAAGTGGAGCCTGGAAATCAG GAAATTGAAAGGGAAATGAAGCTTGTTTTTGACAAATGGGCAGAAAAATCTGAAGGTACCAGCAATGCTAAAACAATGAATACGTGTCCACTGTTCTTG GCTGAAGATAGTAAGGTTGATAAAACAAAGAATCATTCAGAAACACAAGAAACACCAGAAGATTACCAAGAGATTTAA